In the Alistipes provencensis genome, GGACGCCCGGCAGACCCAGCTCCGAGCGGCAGTAGCCCTCGCCGCTCATGTCGGCGCTCTCGCCCAGACAGGCGATCACCACGTCGGCGTTGCGCGCAACGCCGACGGCCGCCGCAAAACCGCTCCGGTCGCCGCCCGTCACGTCGCAGCCCTTGGCGTAGGTGATCCGCGTGCCGGCTCCGGCGGTTTTCTCGATGCCCCGGAGGATCGTCACGACCTCCTTCGGGTCGCCTTTGGCCCGCCATTCGCCCAGCATGTCCACCGGGCTGTCGGCCAGCGGCCCGACGACGGCGATGGAGCGGGGTTTGCCGAGAGGCAGCACCGATTTGCGGTTTTCCAGCAGCACGATCGACTTGCGGGCCATGTCGCGGGCCGCTTCACGGTGCGCCGCCGAGAGGGTCACCTCCTTTTCGCGCTGTTCGTCGCAGTAGCGGTAGGGATCGTCGAAGAGTCCCAATTCGTATTTCAGCCGGAGGATGCGGCGGACCGAGCGGTCGATCTCCTTTTCGGAGACCTTGCCCTCCCTCACCAGCTCTTCGAGCGAACTCGGATAGCAGTCGCCCTCCATGTCGATGTCGCACTCGTTCTTCACGGCCAGCAGTGCGGCCTGTTTCTTGTCCTCGGCGACGCCGTGGGGAATCATCTCGGCCACGGAACCCCAGTCGGAGACGATGACGCCGTCCCAGCCCCACTCGCCGCGCAGTATCTGCTTCACGAGGAATCGGTTGCCGGTCGCCGGGACGCCCGAGAGTTCGTTGAACGAGTTCATGAAAGTCGCGGCACCCGCGTCTGCGGCGGCTTTGAACGGCGGCAGGTAGAGTTCGCGCAGCCGCTGGTCGGAGATGTCCACCGTATTGTAGTCGCGGCCGCCCTCGGAGGCTCCGTAGCCTGCGAAATGCTTCGCGCAGGCGAGGATGGTGTTCGGCGCCGAGAGGTCGTCGCCCTGAAATCCCCGGACACGGGCCCGGGCGATGTGCGACCCGAGGTAGGGGTCCTCCCCCGCTCCCTCCATGACGCGGCCCCAGCGGGGATCGCGTGCGATGTCGACCATCGGGGCGAAAGTCCATTGCAGACCCGCTGCCGAGGCTTCGACGGCGGCCATCCGGGCCGAGGCTTCGATGGCCGACATGTCCCACGAACAGCTCTCGGCCAGAGGCACGGGCGAAATGGTCTTGTAACCGTGGATCACGTCCAGCGCGAAGATCAGGGGAATGCCCAGCCGGGTCTCCTCGACGGCGATCCGCTGGAGTTCCCGTGTCGTGGCGGCTCCCGTGACGTTGAGCACGGTTCCGATCTTTCCTTCGCGGACGCGCCCTTCGAGTGACGAGTACTGTTTCAGGACGCCGGTGGGGTTACTCTGGCCCGAGACCTGATTCATCTGGCCGATCTTCTCGGCGAGCGTCATGCGGCCCATGAGCCGATCGATCTCCTTGTCGTAATTCCGGCCGGGGGACTTGTCGCCTCCGCAGCCTGCGACCGCCAGACAGCAGCCGAGCCATAAAATTCTGTAGGGTTTCATCATTCGGTATGTATTGTTCGTTAAATTTCCTATTCCGGGAAAGGTCCGGCGGATAAAGATACGCATTTTTGCCGGAATAGACCACGGTTGTGGGGATTAACGGATGCCCAGCAGGAACAACAGCAGGGGCGAATAGTTTTTCAGCACCGCGCGGAGCTTGCGGTAGGCAATGGCCATCTGGCTTTCCACGGTGTTGACCGAGATGCCGAGCGTCCGGGCGATCTCATATTGTTTCCGGCCTTCGAGCTTGCTCATGACGAAGATTTGCCGGCAGCGTTCCGGCAGCGCGGAGAGTGCTTCATTGAGCATCCGTTCCAGTTCCTCGGCAGAGGAGACGTCGTCGAAAGCGGTGAGGGCTTCGTAATTGAGCTGCAGAGTCAGACGGTATTCCCGGGTGATATGCTCTTCGGCCCGCAGGGAGACGCTCCGGCGGCGCAGAAAGTCGATGCTCCGGTTCTTGACGGCCAGATAGAGGTAGGCGAACAAGTTGGCCGAATCCTGCATCCGGTCCCAGTTGCCCCACAGTTCGAGGAAAACATCCTGCACGATGTTCTCGGCATCCTCCGCCAACACGACATATTCCCGTGCGAAACGTTTCATACGGGCGTAGTAAGTGATGTAGATGTGCGAAAAATCTTTCCGGTCCGACATGGATTTCTCTCGAATAATAACGGGCGCAATCAGTTCTATCTCCATCCAAATATACGAAATTTAGGTTTGCCGCCAATCCAAAAAGTCAAATTCGGGCAATTCCCCGAAATGTCAGACGTCTTTCCTCTCCGGCGCGGCAGGCGACGGATACAGGTTCCCGGCCCGGAATGCACAGCAGAAGCGGGCTGTCTGCGGCGCTGCAAAGCGTCACTTCGCACACCTGACCGTTCCGCCACCGACAGCCGACCGTGACGTTGCCGCGGGCTTTCAGACCCCGGTATTCTCCGTCCGCCCAAGCTGCGGGCTGTGCCGTCGTACCACAGCGTCAGGCTGTCGTGCTGCGGGTCGTGTGTGCGACAGCCGACCGTCAGCAATGTTATTGCCGCAAGGATGGTCCGGAGTTTCATGGTCGTGCCGTTATTCCAATTGTACCTCGCCCAAAGGGATCAGTCCGTCGGGTGTGAGGTGTTTTTCGCCCAGCCCCACTTCGATTCTCCGGTCGAGGTGTCGGTCGTAAAGTTCGATGCAGAGCCGGTATTTCCCCGGGGGGCAGGTGTCCGGAATGTCATAGACATATTCTTCGGTCCGGGCTTCGCCGGGCATCCAGCGGAGGTTGTCCGCATCGACAGTCAGTACCGTACTGTTTTCGCTGCCGGTCAGGTGCAGGCGCAGGACGAAGGGGTTGTAAGCGGGTGCGACTCCTTGGTTGAGCCAGCGTACGGCGAGTTTGTTCCCCGTTCTTCCGACTGTGGGCTGCCACGTTGCCGAGACCGGGAAATACCAGTAACCCGCACGGTTGGCCAGATGCACCGAAAGGTCGGGATTGTCGGCGAACCACTCGCTGAGATAACCGTGGTACCCGATGTAGGAGGCATGCGCCACTTCCATCGATTTCTCGAAGAATACCGCCCCCGAGTAGCCGTAGCGGTTGACGCCTTCGCCGTTTTGCCCGAACCAATGCCCCTCGCGTTTGGCATAGGAGTAGTGCTCCAGTTCGTAGATCACGGGGCGGTCGGGATACATTATTTCGAACAGGTAAGGGCGGGTCACCGACCAGTTCCCGGTTGAGGTCTGCATGTAGTAATCCACCAGAAAACTGTCGCTGCGGAAAGCCACGCCCTTGCGGCGGCAGTATTCGGCCAGATCGAGGATGCGTCCGTTGCCCTCCCTCGCACCGTCGAACGGCTCCTTGAGGTAGCAGAAAAGTCCTTCGACCGCTACGAGGAGCGAATGACGGTAGTATTTGCAGTAGAGGTCGATGTGTTTCTTGATCACCTCGTTGGAGGTTTCCTGCCGGGTCGAGAAATGGGTGTGTCCCTCGCCCCAGTCCCCGACCGAACCCATGTCGACATAGCGGAGCCACGGTTTGCCGTCGTAACGCGCGGCAAAGGCCCGGTGGAAGTTCTCCAGCTTGGTCAGAAAGATGGAATCGCCGTAGTCCGGCGACCACGAGTGTGCCGAGCCGTTATAACCGGCCGGGAGGTCTGTCCCGGTGGCCCCGGCATCGCGCACCCACTTGGGCGTCGCATAGTTGATCCCGTCGACGCACTGCCCCACGGCTCCCGGACAGCTACCCGTCTCGCGGCAGGTGATGCGGAATGAAATGCCGTAGCCGAGCGGTACATATTTGTTCACCACTTCGTCGATCAGGCTCCAGTCGAAATGCCCCTCCTCGGGTTCGAGATAGCTCCACGCCAGACGCAGATAAAGGTGGTCCATGCCCGGGAACTTCTCCAGCAGAGCGAACTCTCCGGGACGCAGGGCGTCGTCCTCGCCGATCCCGTCGCCGCCGATGCCATAGGCCCACACGCCGTTGTCGTAGTAGTGGTGGTACCACCCTTTGTAGGGGTTTTCCAGCAGGCGCGATTCGTCCCACAGGTATTCGTAACTGCGGTACATCATTCCTTCGGCCGCCGGTTGCAGGGCCGCTCCGGAGGGGGCTCCGGCCATGGCGGCCCTGCATGCGAGCGCCGCCAGCAACAAGGCTGTCGGTTTGGGAAAGTATCTCACGGCATCAGATTTCAACGGTTCCCACGATGTTCACGCGGCGCATCTCCCCGGCGTCGGTCCAGTGTTCGGCCAGCGGCCCCGGAGCCCACAGCAGGTCGTAGTCCCCGCCGCGGCCCTCGTTCAGCGGATCGGGCATCCAGATGCCGACCTTGTAGCTGCCGGAGAGTCCGGCGGCGGGAACTGAAGCCGAGATGGTGTGTTGCAGGGGTGTGTAGTTGCCCGAAGCGGGATCATAAGGCTGCCAGCCGAGCGGATCGACATCGGTCAGTTCCGTCGCGGAAGCAATCGTTCCATCGGTTCCGATAAGCACAAGGAAGACCTTGCGCGGGTTCAGCGGAGCGGCGAATCCGGTGTTGGTCAGCGTGATGTCGCAGCGGATGCTGCCTCCGGAGACGGAAATTCCGACTGATTTCGCGTTGATGCGGTAGCCGAGGTGGTCGCGCACGAACTCGTAGAAGGAGCGGTTGACGACGTTCTCGCCCTGCTGGAAATAGGTTTCGTCATAGAGCATGTTGTTGGCGTCGAGCAATGCGGGATAGACTTTCTGCACCTTCCAGTTCTGGATGTTGAGTTCGTAGTTCTGGGTGATGTCGAAAGCCGAGAAGTGCTGGTCGCGCAGGATGACCATGACTTTCGAGATATCCATGATCTGCACGAATCCGTATTCGTCTTCGACATAGGGAATCTCTCCGGTCATATAGAAGTGCGGCGACTGCTCTTTCATGCGGTTGTACTCCTCGCCGGGCATGCTCATCTTGTCGATGGGGTCCATGCCGGCCGTGAAGAAGTCGCTGTGGATGCCGATGCGCGGGTAGTCGGACGTGTTCCGGAGCGCCAGCGCATCTTTCCGGGCGAGTTCGCGCACCTGCACGCCGCGTGGCGCCGGGAAGATTTCGAGCAGGCCGTTCACCACGTCGTCCTTGATCTGCTGGTCGTTGTCCGTCAGCGGTGACGAGTGCCATTCGCCCCATGCCCCGAGGAACCCGGCCTGCATCGTGGCGACGAGTCCCGTGTTCGCCTCCAGCAGCGGTTTGAGCTGTTCGAGGTGGCGGCGGATGGTTTCCGGTTTGTCGAGTCGGTTGTTCACATACATGTCGTCGTTGTAGGCGAAGCGCAGGATCACCTTGAATCCGCCGGCCCGCACGATGTCGAACGCCTTTTGGATGTTGTCCAGCGCCGACTGCGGCAGGTCCGAACCGGACCACTGTTTGAGGTAGATGTAGAGTTGGATCAGCCGCGAACTGCCGTCGTACCCCCAGCGGCCGACCAGTTCGGGAATGCTGAACAGCGCCTCGGTCTCGGGGTCGGCGACGGAGCCGTTGTCCAGCAGCGTCTTGTGGGCATAATAGGCGTATTCGAGGTGGTAGCCTCGTTCGGGGTTGGCCAGCGCCTCGACCGGCTTGATGGGACCGGGAGGCGGCGAGGGCGGCAACGTCTCCCTGATGAAGGGCGGCGGGTCGATCATGTTCTCGCACGCGGAAACCGTAACGGCCGCGGCGGCCAGCAACGTTATTTTCAGGAATGTCTTCATCGTCGTGTGTTTTTTGAGGGTTCCGGTCATCGTCCCTTGTAGATCAGGCGTGCAGGGGCCAGCGAGTTGGCCGAACCCCACCAGCCCGAGGCACCTTCGGCGCTGTAAGGCGGTTCGCCGGCCGACCAGTAGTAGAAGAACTTGCCGTTCTGGGAGGCGTCGCCCTGATAGTCGTAGACGTAGAACATCTCGTGGGCGGAATTTCCTTCTCCGCTGAAGTCGGTGCCCCAGTTGAAATAGACGTAGGTGTTGTATCCGTAGTAGAAGCGTCCGTTGGGGCCCATGTTCATCTGCCATGTGTTCCACTCTTCGCGGGCGGGCGACCATTGGTAGTCGAATGTCGGCGTGCCGTGCTCGTCGGCGGCATAACGGTCGTAATCCTTTATGACGTAGCATCCACCGCCCTCAGCAGCTTGTCCTGCGGCGTCGAAAAGGGCTTTCCATTCGGCGAGCGTCGGCAGTTTCCACGCTCCGGAGGAGAGGTAACCGGCCGTCGATGCCGAGCAGCGATAGTACATCGTCTTCAGATCGAGGAAATATTGCGGGATCACCTTTGCATTCGCGGCTCCTGCGGCCTGTCCTTCGTAGGTACG is a window encoding:
- a CDS encoding RNA polymerase sigma-70 factor, which translates into the protein MSDRKDFSHIYITYYARMKRFAREYVVLAEDAENIVQDVFLELWGNWDRMQDSANLFAYLYLAVKNRSIDFLRRRSVSLRAEEHITREYRLTLQLNYEALTAFDDVSSAEELERMLNEALSALPERCRQIFVMSKLEGRKQYEIARTLGISVNTVESQMAIAYRKLRAVLKNYSPLLLFLLGIR
- a CDS encoding DUF4832 domain-containing protein, producing the protein MRYFPKPTALLLAALACRAAMAGAPSGAALQPAAEGMMYRSYEYLWDESRLLENPYKGWYHHYYDNGVWAYGIGGDGIGEDDALRPGEFALLEKFPGMDHLYLRLAWSYLEPEEGHFDWSLIDEVVNKYVPLGYGISFRITCRETGSCPGAVGQCVDGINYATPKWVRDAGATGTDLPAGYNGSAHSWSPDYGDSIFLTKLENFHRAFAARYDGKPWLRYVDMGSVGDWGEGHTHFSTRQETSNEVIKKHIDLYCKYYRHSLLVAVEGLFCYLKEPFDGAREGNGRILDLAEYCRRKGVAFRSDSFLVDYYMQTSTGNWSVTRPYLFEIMYPDRPVIYELEHYSYAKREGHWFGQNGEGVNRYGYSGAVFFEKSMEVAHASYIGYHGYLSEWFADNPDLSVHLANRAGYWYFPVSATWQPTVGRTGNKLAVRWLNQGVAPAYNPFVLRLHLTGSENSTVLTVDADNLRWMPGEARTEEYVYDIPDTCPPGKYRLCIELYDRHLDRRIEVGLGEKHLTPDGLIPLGEVQLE
- a CDS encoding glycoside hydrolase family 3 N-terminal domain-containing protein produces the protein MMKPYRILWLGCCLAVAGCGGDKSPGRNYDKEIDRLMGRMTLAEKIGQMNQVSGQSNPTGVLKQYSSLEGRVREGKIGTVLNVTGAATTRELQRIAVEETRLGIPLIFALDVIHGYKTISPVPLAESCSWDMSAIEASARMAAVEASAAGLQWTFAPMVDIARDPRWGRVMEGAGEDPYLGSHIARARVRGFQGDDLSAPNTILACAKHFAGYGASEGGRDYNTVDISDQRLRELYLPPFKAAADAGAATFMNSFNELSGVPATGNRFLVKQILRGEWGWDGVIVSDWGSVAEMIPHGVAEDKKQAALLAVKNECDIDMEGDCYPSSLEELVREGKVSEKEIDRSVRRILRLKYELGLFDDPYRYCDEQREKEVTLSAAHREAARDMARKSIVLLENRKSVLPLGKPRSIAVVGPLADSPVDMLGEWRAKGDPKEVVTILRGIEKTAGAGTRITYAKGCDVTGGDRSGFAAAVGVARNADVVIACLGESADMSGEGYCRSELGLPGVQQELLKELKKTGKPVVLLLSNGRPLTLAWEKENIETIVETWFLGTEAGNAVADVLFGKYNPSGKLVMSFPYNVGQIPVYYNHKHTGRPFEPNQRYVMHYIDAPVDALYPFGYGLSYTRFEYGEPTLSSDRMAADGTITATVKVTNAGDYDGEEVVQLYIRDLKAQITRPVKELKGFRKIFLKKGESTDVTFDITRSELEYVLADGSVVSDPGEFELFIGGNSAGLRPVRFTVL
- a CDS encoding DUF4874 domain-containing protein is translated as MKTFLKITLLAAAAVTVSACENMIDPPPFIRETLPPSPPPGPIKPVEALANPERGYHLEYAYYAHKTLLDNGSVADPETEALFSIPELVGRWGYDGSSRLIQLYIYLKQWSGSDLPQSALDNIQKAFDIVRAGGFKVILRFAYNDDMYVNNRLDKPETIRRHLEQLKPLLEANTGLVATMQAGFLGAWGEWHSSPLTDNDQQIKDDVVNGLLEIFPAPRGVQVRELARKDALALRNTSDYPRIGIHSDFFTAGMDPIDKMSMPGEEYNRMKEQSPHFYMTGEIPYVEDEYGFVQIMDISKVMVILRDQHFSAFDITQNYELNIQNWKVQKVYPALLDANNMLYDETYFQQGENVVNRSFYEFVRDHLGYRINAKSVGISVSGGSIRCDITLTNTGFAAPLNPRKVFLVLIGTDGTIASATELTDVDPLGWQPYDPASGNYTPLQHTISASVPAAGLSGSYKVGIWMPDPLNEGRGGDYDLLWAPGPLAEHWTDAGEMRRVNIVGTVEI